From the genome of Chania multitudinisentens RB-25, one region includes:
- a CDS encoding TIGR03756 family integrating conjugative element protein — translation MNIPLHRHRLATVLLLCSAAQPFTASAINSAQIIASALSPTCLEYRIAGICYWLYCGWGGCSIRTSVKVKHYIPNAVVSSYAQTGDNPWSEVAMLGTGIPGVAEGGGNNEQKRGLRKDNLRYKNADAIGHPALTSQVFNRFLGSMGYTCPGSAKALVPYFLSTLDALAWRTGIPETLYPEALTPGLREVGATGDMWGNVYPRGGFVTQVDDYKTAAVVAQRAADIITRTGQVHVYTPMTASKREGYWPPEPVTENTGTKNHKWQRLAPSISSSCAVFPDSSNPIATDGAYAWALWQPYSCCQKRGQTFLYSTDF, via the coding sequence ATGAATATCCCCCTGCACCGCCATCGTCTGGCCACCGTATTGCTGTTGTGCAGTGCGGCACAACCGTTTACAGCCAGTGCCATCAACTCGGCACAAATCATTGCCAGTGCACTCTCTCCTACCTGTCTGGAATACCGCATTGCTGGTATCTGTTACTGGCTGTATTGCGGCTGGGGTGGGTGCAGTATTCGTACATCGGTCAAAGTGAAACACTATATCCCCAATGCTGTGGTTTCCAGCTATGCCCAGACCGGGGACAATCCCTGGTCTGAAGTGGCGATGCTGGGCACCGGCATTCCGGGCGTTGCGGAAGGTGGCGGGAATAACGAACAGAAGCGGGGGCTGCGCAAAGATAACCTGCGCTACAAGAATGCCGATGCCATTGGGCATCCGGCGCTGACCTCGCAGGTATTCAACCGATTTCTGGGGTCAATGGGTTATACCTGCCCTGGTTCGGCCAAGGCGTTGGTGCCGTATTTTCTCAGTACGCTGGATGCATTGGCCTGGCGTACGGGTATCCCGGAAACCCTTTACCCTGAAGCGCTGACCCCCGGTCTGCGTGAAGTGGGTGCAACAGGGGATATGTGGGGCAATGTGTACCCCCGTGGCGGGTTTGTGACGCAAGTGGATGACTATAAGACGGCTGCCGTGGTGGCTCAACGCGCTGCCGACATTATCACCCGTACCGGCCAGGTGCATGTCTATACCCCGATGACGGCCAGTAAGCGCGAAGGCTACTGGCCCCCGGAGCCGGTGACTGAAAACACTGGCACCAAGAACCACAAGTGGCAGCGTCTGGCTCCTTCAATATCTTCCTCCTGTGCAGTATTCCCAGACAGTAGCAACCCGATAGCAACCGATGGTGCTTACGCCTGGGCACTGTGGCAACCCTATTCCTGCTGCCAGAAGCGTGGGCAGACGTTCCTCTACAGCACTGATTTTTAA
- a CDS encoding antirestriction protein produces the protein MTQTTKAETPVVTAEITEWITSYYSLVSVLVQQGFSQDSANLHVIKFTEMCYAYSRRFSQDYGGDFWHWYTQSDSGFFICPQTEKTYRIEVNSNYYKGEMSAQALGMTVSLYALCVLAESGHDFFIESYHRLRDFAVRHPEWAAIRGAID, from the coding sequence ATGACACAAACGACAAAAGCAGAAACGCCGGTCGTCACGGCGGAGATCACAGAGTGGATAACCAGTTACTACAGCCTGGTTTCGGTACTCGTCCAGCAAGGTTTTTCCCAGGACAGTGCCAATCTTCATGTGATTAAGTTTACTGAGATGTGCTACGCCTATTCCCGTCGATTCAGTCAGGATTATGGCGGTGATTTTTGGCATTGGTACACCCAATCCGACAGCGGGTTCTTTATCTGTCCGCAGACCGAGAAAACCTATCGGATTGAAGTTAACTCAAACTATTACAAAGGTGAGATGAGCGCCCAGGCGTTAGGGATGACGGTGTCATTATATGCCCTGTGCGTCCTGGCGGAATCTGGCCATGATTTTTTCATCGAGAGCTACCATCGACTGCGTGATTTTGCGGTACGGCATCCTGAATGGGCTGCTATTCGCGGAGCGATTGACTGA
- a CDS encoding integrating conjugative element protein, translating into MMVFKTFLKVGVLSGAALLILNQPALAAFNLSAEEANAGYGKAMKGAVNDNLFYSIGGGTVISQPPSSNNMEKIGLGIGWNNDLMCGNFDLSTTVKNQLNGATDGFKSMMSDVINGATGAVASLPAMIIQRANPGLYELLTNGVLQANVAFDKAQLNCQTMSKKMGDYVLSNKWTQAAITEEYQNIVSSTSDAVLASNQQQKSTGKEGVKWVGGQKRGGSGQAAIKPTHDLAKAGYNILNNQSVTSNTAVSSSACNGSLCQKYKTSTEAAEAVVKVLGDRAIRTCAQGTDCGSGGLENEPGTVTPGEGFSPMLEKSTQENLEILVKLVNGNLAPNATNLATLKTGDLAVTRGVIQALKDDPDNGALVQRLAGELAMADTITTALGMRRMLVVGQSEPNAAEQALAMEESDRRLEFLDREILALKNEMEIRKSISNNSILVAITRQEAREVDNSLRQDNQQNDRAIQGLSQPTGE; encoded by the coding sequence ATGATGGTATTCAAGACATTTTTAAAAGTGGGGGTGCTCTCTGGTGCGGCCCTGCTGATACTGAATCAACCGGCGTTGGCAGCGTTCAATCTCAGCGCGGAGGAGGCGAATGCCGGTTATGGCAAGGCAATGAAAGGGGCGGTGAATGACAACCTGTTCTATTCCATCGGCGGTGGCACGGTGATATCCCAACCGCCGAGCAGTAATAACATGGAGAAAATCGGTCTGGGGATCGGTTGGAACAACGACCTGATGTGCGGCAATTTTGATCTGAGTACCACGGTCAAGAATCAGCTTAACGGTGCAACCGATGGATTCAAAAGCATGATGAGCGATGTGATTAACGGTGCGACCGGCGCGGTGGCCAGCCTGCCTGCGATGATTATCCAGCGGGCGAACCCAGGATTGTATGAACTGCTAACCAATGGAGTACTGCAGGCCAATGTCGCGTTCGACAAGGCCCAGCTTAACTGTCAGACGATGTCGAAGAAGATGGGTGATTATGTTCTTTCCAACAAATGGACGCAGGCCGCAATCACTGAGGAGTATCAGAATATTGTCTCCAGTACTTCTGACGCTGTCCTTGCCAGCAACCAGCAACAGAAATCGACAGGGAAAGAAGGCGTGAAGTGGGTCGGTGGCCAGAAGCGTGGTGGAAGTGGACAGGCCGCGATTAAACCTACACATGACCTGGCAAAAGCAGGTTACAACATTCTGAATAATCAATCTGTCACCAGTAACACTGCGGTGAGTTCATCTGCGTGTAACGGTTCATTGTGTCAAAAGTATAAGACCAGTACGGAAGCGGCAGAGGCGGTTGTCAAGGTCTTGGGTGATCGTGCTATTCGTACCTGCGCCCAGGGAACTGACTGTGGGAGTGGTGGACTTGAAAATGAACCGGGTACTGTTACACCAGGGGAAGGTTTCTCTCCCATGCTGGAAAAATCCACCCAGGAGAATCTGGAGATCCTGGTCAAACTGGTAAACGGTAACCTGGCACCGAATGCCACCAATCTGGCGACGTTGAAAACCGGCGATCTGGCCGTGACGCGTGGGGTGATTCAGGCACTGAAAGATGATCCAGACAACGGGGCGTTGGTACAACGCCTGGCCGGGGAACTGGCGATGGCCGATACCATTACGACTGCGTTAGGTATGCGCCGTATGTTGGTTGTCGGACAATCAGAGCCTAATGCAGCAGAACAAGCGTTAGCGATGGAGGAATCTGATCGCCGCTTAGAGTTTTTGGACCGGGAAATCCTGGCGCTGAAAAACGAGATGGAGATACGTAAGTCTATCAGCAATAACTCCATTCTGGTGGCCATTACCCGCCAGGAAGCGCGTGAAGTGGATAACAGTCTGCGTCAGGACAACCAGCAAAACGACCGTGCTATCCAGGGGCTGAGTCAGCCCACGGGAGAATGA
- a CDS encoding conjugal transfer protein TraG N-terminal domain-containing protein codes for MTTDSYLEFFLVFLGWLINNALWAIITTTGLFALPLMLKVVGVWLKVRTEGDDEGNKGALALPRIEQVLYVAFVVLLFCAVPSQEVDLTVMKFDQTRSRQCGTNVPKPDESGYGGLLTDFNGQVAKVPLWWYLVHNLSKGVTHAAIASIPCGMELRQLRFEVQHTQLIDPVLRQEVQEFASQCYSKAYFKLKSTNSQLTDATINSVGWIGSNYFLNTAGYYDYYTSTSPRSQWPYSESRDSGYPDVGRGGYPSCKTWWSSAGSGLKSRLSAAYAPKLVNRMKARDPANWEENLLRWLVSPQNTLMSGGHETYMAGSQRGTGIALDTTFKQMISGLGAFSAQATQLPAFDALRQALPMVHGILMMAIVICIPLVMLFGAYDPKVVVTLTFALFALTFVTFWWELGSWLDDRLIEIVYTGANGYYNWFSNVGAEGWIMNLVLGSMFVVLPALWFGAVGWSGVQIGSMVSKSISDASAGSQKAGAEGTKVAAKAAKTVATKGKM; via the coding sequence ATGACAACAGACAGTTATCTGGAGTTTTTCTTGGTGTTTCTGGGGTGGCTGATTAACAACGCCCTGTGGGCCATCATCACGACCACGGGCCTGTTTGCGCTGCCGCTGATGTTGAAAGTCGTTGGTGTCTGGCTGAAGGTCCGCACGGAAGGGGATGACGAGGGGAACAAAGGGGCACTGGCGTTACCGCGTATCGAGCAGGTGCTGTATGTGGCGTTCGTGGTGCTTCTGTTTTGCGCGGTGCCGTCTCAGGAAGTGGATCTGACGGTGATGAAGTTTGACCAAACCCGTTCCCGGCAATGTGGCACTAATGTGCCCAAGCCTGACGAATCAGGGTACGGAGGATTATTGACCGACTTCAATGGTCAGGTGGCTAAAGTGCCCCTCTGGTGGTATTTGGTCCACAATCTGTCGAAGGGGGTGACACACGCAGCAATTGCTTCCATTCCCTGTGGCATGGAACTGCGGCAACTGCGTTTTGAAGTTCAGCATACGCAACTTATCGACCCGGTCCTCCGGCAGGAAGTACAGGAATTCGCCAGCCAGTGTTATTCAAAAGCGTACTTCAAGCTGAAGTCTACCAATAGCCAATTGACGGATGCCACCATCAATTCGGTGGGTTGGATAGGTTCAAACTATTTCCTCAATACTGCCGGGTACTATGACTATTACACATCAACGTCGCCCCGTTCGCAGTGGCCGTACAGTGAGAGTCGAGATAGCGGTTATCCCGATGTTGGTCGTGGTGGCTATCCGAGTTGCAAGACTTGGTGGAGTTCGGCGGGGAGTGGCCTCAAGAGTCGGCTGTCGGCAGCCTATGCTCCCAAGTTAGTCAACAGGATGAAAGCCAGGGACCCAGCAAACTGGGAAGAAAACCTGCTTCGCTGGCTGGTCAGCCCACAAAACACTCTGATGTCTGGGGGGCATGAAACCTATATGGCAGGGAGCCAGCGGGGAACGGGGATCGCACTTGATACTACCTTCAAGCAAATGATCAGTGGTCTGGGGGCTTTTTCGGCTCAGGCCACCCAGTTACCGGCATTCGATGCATTGCGCCAGGCGTTGCCGATGGTGCATGGCATCCTGATGATGGCGATAGTGATCTGTATTCCGCTGGTGATGTTGTTTGGTGCCTATGACCCCAAGGTTGTGGTGACGTTGACTTTTGCCTTGTTCGCTCTGACGTTCGTGACGTTCTGGTGGGAACTGGGAAGCTGGTTGGACGACCGCTTGATCGAGATCGTTTATACCGGTGCAAACGGCTATTACAACTGGTTCAGTAATGTTGGGGCCGAAGGCTGGATCATGAACTTGGTGCTGGGGTCGATGTTTGTGGTGCTGCCAGCGCTCTGGTTTGGAGCTGTAGGTTGGAGTGGTGTACAAATAGGAAGCATGGTTTCTAAATCTATCAGTGATGCGAGTGCTGGGTCTCAAAAAGCTGGTGCAGAGGGCACGAAAGTAGCAGCCAAAGCGGCTAAAACCGTAGCAACTAAGGGCAAAATGTAG
- a CDS encoding TA system toxin CbtA family protein, with protein sequence MDIAIREYQMVAAHLLNKHFGLMLNDTNLHDDAVVQELIELNVRVFEAINQLVDKYHLDRIDQNPWSPPSPLLTMINYMVAIFEVSPESIRMVRIGDADLPM encoded by the coding sequence ATGGACATTGCAATTCGCGAATACCAGATGGTAGCGGCCCATTTGCTGAACAAACACTTTGGGCTGATGCTGAACGATACCAACCTGCATGACGATGCCGTTGTGCAGGAATTGATTGAACTTAACGTGCGGGTGTTTGAAGCCATTAACCAACTGGTGGATAAATACCACCTGGACCGGATAGACCAGAACCCTTGGTCGCCACCTAGTCCGTTGTTGACGATGATCAACTATATGGTCGCCATATTTGAGGTTTCACCGGAGAGCATACGGATGGTTCGTATCGGTGACGCTGACCTACCGATGTAA
- a CDS encoding ArdC family protein — translation MTTKHPKKKAASRCQDKTDLFQVVTDKIIAALEKGTTPWRKPWKTVAGGHAAGMSGLPANAVTGRAYSGINVLLLWIDAADKGFTSHRWLTFKQALDVGGNVRKGEKSTLVTLFKPFEKKETDEQGKPLFDEQGNAVVSQRNFMTSFHLFNVEQCENLPEKLLVPVTVTGDTTEAPEPQDIERIQRAEQVIACCGVPVVHRHQDRAFYSPGVDRITMPEAVQFNRPADYYSTLLHELVHSTGHISRLAREGITSSTRRFGDPVYAFEELVAEIGSAFLCAELGIQGDVQHESYIASWLKALKEDKRVIFQASRFAREAFEYLILREQALTAA, via the coding sequence ATGACAACGAAACACCCGAAGAAAAAGGCAGCATCACGCTGCCAGGATAAAACGGACCTGTTCCAGGTGGTAACGGATAAAATCATCGCCGCACTGGAAAAGGGGACGACTCCCTGGCGCAAGCCGTGGAAAACCGTTGCCGGTGGCCACGCTGCAGGTATGAGTGGATTACCGGCCAATGCGGTGACGGGGCGAGCCTACAGTGGCATCAACGTGCTGTTGTTGTGGATTGATGCAGCGGACAAGGGGTTTACCTCTCACCGTTGGCTGACGTTCAAACAGGCACTGGATGTCGGCGGTAACGTCCGCAAGGGCGAGAAATCGACGCTGGTGACGCTGTTCAAGCCGTTCGAGAAGAAAGAGACGGACGAGCAGGGCAAGCCGCTGTTTGATGAACAGGGGAATGCCGTGGTGTCCCAGCGGAATTTCATGACCAGTTTTCATCTGTTCAACGTGGAGCAGTGCGAGAATTTACCCGAAAAACTGTTAGTGCCGGTGACCGTGACGGGGGACACAACCGAAGCACCAGAACCGCAGGATATTGAACGTATCCAACGGGCAGAACAGGTCATCGCCTGTTGTGGTGTACCGGTGGTACATCGGCATCAGGACCGGGCGTTTTACAGTCCAGGTGTCGACCGTATCACCATGCCGGAAGCGGTACAGTTCAACCGCCCGGCAGATTACTACAGCACGTTACTGCATGAGCTGGTGCATTCCACCGGGCATATCTCCCGCTTGGCGCGAGAAGGCATTACGTCTTCAACACGCCGGTTTGGCGACCCGGTGTATGCATTTGAAGAACTTGTGGCGGAAATTGGTTCGGCATTTTTGTGCGCCGAACTGGGTATCCAGGGCGATGTTCAGCATGAAAGCTATATCGCTTCCTGGCTGAAGGCACTGAAGGAAGACAAAAGGGTTATCTTCCAGGCAAGCCGTTTTGCCCGAGAGGCCTTTGAGTACCTTATCTTACGTGAACAGGCACTGACAGCCGCCTGA
- the parM gene encoding plasmid segregation protein ParM domain-containing protein: MLNISCDDGSTFVKLAWMEQGEIMTHLSGNSFKEGWSPAILGAVRVFNYTVDGKKYSHDLGSTAAIGTTHVSYQYSTANLLAIHHTLLTSGLSPQEIILTVTLPVTEFFDADNQPNEMNIEAKKKNVLREITLNKGEVFKIKAVNVMPESLPAALSAIIADDVKPLERSLIIDLGGTTLDCGIIQGAFDSITQIKGNAEIGTSRMTRAVMNALITASTPSSYYVAGEIIRNCSDNAYLKTLINDVEQIENIQSIIKMESASLADSVKNEIESFNGMQRIYLTGGGAEIIYPYIREHFSHHKVCKINEPQLALVKAMVKA; the protein is encoded by the coding sequence ATGCTTAACATATCTTGTGATGATGGTTCGACCTTTGTAAAACTGGCCTGGATGGAACAGGGCGAGATAATGACACACTTGTCGGGTAACAGCTTCAAGGAGGGCTGGAGTCCCGCTATCCTGGGGGCTGTGCGCGTATTCAACTATACTGTTGACGGGAAAAAGTATTCACATGACCTGGGCAGCACGGCAGCGATTGGCACCACCCATGTCAGTTACCAGTACAGCACGGCCAACCTGTTGGCCATCCACCATACACTGCTGACATCCGGTTTATCACCCCAGGAAATCATATTGACGGTCACCCTGCCGGTGACGGAGTTCTTCGATGCGGATAATCAGCCGAATGAGATGAATATTGAAGCGAAGAAAAAAAATGTTCTTCGGGAAATAACGTTAAACAAAGGCGAAGTCTTTAAAATAAAAGCAGTCAACGTGATGCCTGAATCATTACCTGCGGCGTTGTCCGCCATTATTGCCGACGATGTAAAACCATTGGAGCGTAGCCTTATTATTGATTTGGGAGGAACAACACTGGATTGCGGTATTATTCAAGGGGCCTTTGACAGTATTACCCAGATTAAAGGGAATGCTGAAATAGGTACATCAAGAATGACGCGGGCCGTTATGAATGCGTTAATCACGGCATCGACGCCAAGTAGTTATTATGTGGCGGGTGAAATTATCAGAAATTGCTCTGATAATGCGTATTTAAAAACGCTGATTAATGATGTTGAGCAAATAGAAAATATTCAATCCATAATAAAAATGGAGTCTGCTTCTTTGGCGGATAGTGTGAAAAATGAAATTGAATCTTTTAATGGTATGCAGCGTATTTATCTCACAGGAGGTGGGGCGGAGATTATCTACCCTTATATTCGTGAGCATTTCTCTCATCACAAAGTGTGTAAAATAAACGAACCACAACTTGCTCTGGTTAAAGCAATGGTCAAAGCATGA
- the radC gene encoding RadC family protein gives MPISLEYTMHYESHEQHIITQAIGLLERELQVRTVVLTKPDAVRSYLRLQLERQDRELFMVMYLDSQHRLIACETPFTGTLASVNVYPREIVKQALAYNAAAVILAHNHPSGLAEPSQADRYVTDRLNAALALIDVCVLDHIVLGHGEAVSFAERGWLNTSII, from the coding sequence ATGCCGATCTCTCTGGAGTACACCATGCACTATGAGTCTCATGAGCAACATATCATCACCCAGGCCATTGGTTTGTTGGAACGAGAGCTGCAGGTCCGCACGGTGGTGTTAACGAAACCCGATGCGGTTCGCAGCTATCTGCGCCTGCAACTGGAACGGCAGGATCGCGAGTTATTTATGGTGATGTACCTGGATAGCCAACACCGGTTGATCGCGTGTGAAACGCCCTTTACCGGTACATTGGCCTCGGTCAATGTTTATCCTAGGGAAATCGTCAAGCAGGCTTTGGCCTACAATGCCGCTGCAGTGATCCTGGCGCACAACCATCCTTCGGGCCTGGCTGAACCCAGCCAGGCTGACAGATACGTGACGGATAGGTTGAACGCTGCACTGGCATTAATTGACGTGTGTGTGCTGGATCATATTGTGCTCGGTCATGGCGAGGCTGTTTCGTTTGCCGAGCGTGGTTGGCTCAATACGTCCATTATATAA
- a CDS encoding plasmid partitioning/stability family protein, protein MSKYSKRKKIIAYLHPEIYLQDQLTQHYVECLPVQVRGEFYRQSIICGAALSSVDPRLVNLISSFFNGSITAENIIKLIEQAMGCSPGATEERVISYVASVSENKIKPGMETTEKKAIKNLSMLKK, encoded by the coding sequence ATGAGTAAATACAGTAAGCGAAAAAAGATTATTGCTTATCTGCACCCGGAAATATATCTCCAGGACCAATTAACCCAACACTATGTTGAGTGTTTACCTGTGCAGGTTCGTGGTGAATTTTACCGACAGTCTATTATTTGTGGAGCAGCGTTATCCTCTGTAGATCCTCGGCTGGTGAATTTGATTAGCAGTTTTTTTAATGGAAGCATTACAGCAGAGAATATCATCAAACTGATTGAGCAGGCGATGGGCTGTTCGCCAGGAGCAACGGAAGAGCGTGTTATTTCTTACGTGGCTTCGGTGAGTGAGAACAAAATAAAACCAGGAATGGAAACAACGGAGAAAAAAGCGATTAAGAATCTGTCAATGCTGAAAAAATAA
- a CDS encoding DUF3742 family protein, translating to MMKNKGGSMSNKAQNTQDDIWGVIAKGLVEAVKMVFSVFVLIFASSVNTSTSEMSSKITWDDDDGFRNGQDGPGYYEGGFRLDKDDD from the coding sequence ATGATGAAGAACAAGGGAGGAAGTATGTCTAACAAAGCGCAAAATACGCAGGATGATATCTGGGGTGTGATTGCCAAGGGGTTGGTTGAGGCCGTAAAGATGGTGTTTTCTGTTTTTGTTCTTATCTTCGCATCCAGTGTCAATACTTCAACGTCAGAGATGTCCTCAAAGATAACTTGGGATGACGATGATGGATTTAGAAATGGGCAAGATGGCCCAGGATATTACGAGGGTGGTTTTCGGCTAGATAAGGATGATGATTGA
- a CDS encoding TIGR03757 family integrating conjugative element protein gives MKRRNRVFLLAIGFVAVSAQAATVVYTDSQHPPTGLGTGHQVVYLDAPEVVQLEVFGELSADPRQAEQQAKAMLQSPDWQQKEQKIVQAYQGVIQAYGLGLKKYPAVVFDDHYVVYGTADVALAEAKRAEYKGAQ, from the coding sequence ATGAAAAGACGAAACAGGGTGTTCCTGTTGGCCATCGGTTTTGTTGCCGTATCGGCACAGGCTGCGACCGTGGTGTACACCGACAGTCAGCATCCCCCGACCGGATTAGGCACCGGGCATCAGGTGGTTTACCTGGATGCCCCGGAGGTAGTCCAGCTCGAGGTGTTTGGTGAGTTATCGGCTGACCCGCGTCAGGCCGAGCAGCAGGCTAAAGCGATGCTGCAGTCCCCGGACTGGCAGCAGAAAGAGCAGAAGATAGTACAAGCTTACCAGGGGGTTATTCAGGCCTACGGTCTCGGGCTGAAAAAATACCCTGCCGTGGTGTTTGATGACCACTATGTGGTTTACGGCACCGCTGACGTTGCCCTGGCTGAAGCGAAACGGGCTGAGTACAAGGGGGCGCAATGA
- a CDS encoding integrase domain-containing protein yields MSRANKQLSKQLITLARKSGGSFKTVSDRARIASRLAESMLKLNIQIRDVSNIKTNHVELYIKSRQSENISKRTMQNEMAAIRAIFTTAGRTKLADPNHERLSNSALGLSGASRDGSKVAISDERYHAALVHIREKDEGVATAMQLARYLGLRTEEAIQSAKSLKTWRQALNKGDERIRIVFGTKGGRPRDTTIVERDKVIRAVNDAIKYADKHNGRLVDKPSLHSAIDRYRNTLKDAGLTGKESPHSLRYAYSREATEYHMEKGLSRKEAEAMVSMDLGHGDGRGHYVSRVYNRVGNDEF; encoded by the coding sequence ATGTCAAGAGCCAATAAGCAATTAAGTAAACAATTAATCACCTTAGCCCGAAAGTCAGGGGGGAGTTTTAAAACTGTCTCGGACCGCGCCAGAATAGCATCTCGATTGGCGGAGAGTATGCTGAAGTTAAATATTCAGATCCGCGACGTGAGCAATATTAAAACTAACCACGTCGAGTTGTATATTAAGAGTCGCCAGTCTGAAAATATATCAAAACGGACGATGCAGAATGAAATGGCCGCTATCCGGGCGATATTTACCACGGCAGGCAGGACGAAACTCGCCGATCCGAACCATGAGCGATTAAGTAATTCAGCGCTCGGCTTATCCGGGGCCAGTCGTGACGGTTCTAAAGTCGCTATTTCGGACGAGCGCTATCACGCAGCGCTCGTCCATATACGTGAAAAAGACGAAGGTGTAGCAACAGCAATGCAACTGGCTCGTTATTTAGGGTTGCGGACGGAAGAAGCGATTCAGTCTGCTAAATCATTAAAAACCTGGCGGCAGGCATTAAATAAAGGGGATGAGCGTATACGGATTGTATTCGGAACAAAAGGTGGGCGTCCAAGAGACACGACAATCGTAGAACGAGATAAAGTTATTCGTGCAGTGAATGATGCGATAAAATATGCCGATAAACATAATGGGCGATTAGTCGATAAACCAAGTCTCCATTCGGCTATTGATCGGTATCGGAATACACTAAAAGATGCAGGACTCACCGGGAAGGAATCCCCTCACAGTTTGCGTTATGCCTATTCCCGAGAGGCGACGGAATATCATATGGAGAAAGGGTTAAGCAGAAAAGAGGCGGAGGCTATGGTCTCAATGGATTTGGGGCACGGGGATGGTCGTGGGCACTATGTTTCCAGAGTTTATAACAGAGTTGGTAATGATGAGTTTTGA